One Rosa chinensis cultivar Old Blush chromosome 3, RchiOBHm-V2, whole genome shotgun sequence DNA window includes the following coding sequences:
- the LOC112195288 gene encoding trans-cinnamate:CoA ligase, peroxisomal, whose amino-acid sequence MGTEMNMLPKCEANYAALTPTTFLKRAAAFYANRTSLIYEGTRFKWRQTYDRCSRLASSLVCLNIVKHDVVSVLAPNVPAMYEMHFAVPMAGAVLNTINTRLDAKNIASILKHSGAKVFFVDCQFVPVAREALKILMNNSEPSMMPLVIVIDDIDSPTGVRLGELEYEQLIHKGNPGFTSVELDDEWDPIALNYTSGTTSEPKGVVYSHRGAYLSTLSLILGWEMGSEPVYLWTLPMFHCNGWTFTWGVAARGGTNVCLRNTTAYDIYRNIKRHQVTHMCCAPIIFNILLEAKPHERCEIVSPIQILTGGAPPPAPLLEKIEPLGFKVTHAYGLTEATGPALVCEWQAKWNKLPKEEQSNLKARQGISILTLADVDVKDSETMESVPHDGKTMGEIVLRGSSIMKGYFKDPKATNKAFKNGWFFTGDVGVIHPDGYLEIKDRSKDVIISGGENISSVELETVLYRHPNILEAAVVAMPHPRWGETPCAFVALRNKSNNDSNVKVSKSDIISYCRKNLPHFMVPKRVEFVPELPKNSTGKILKFELRERAKAFEQVDVSENQQQAVMDSHPSRYNEQTLAFSRL is encoded by the exons ATGGGTACGGAGATGAATATGCTTCCCAAATGTGAAGCCAATTACGCTGCTCTCACCCCAACGACTTTCTTGAAGAGAGCCGCGGCGTTTTATGCTAACCGCACCTCCCTCATCTACGAAGGCACTCGCTTCAAGTGGCGCCAAACCTACGACCGCTGCTCCCGTCTCGCATCCTCTCTTGTTTGTCTCAACATTGTCAAGCATGATGTT GTATCAGTTCTGGCTCCTAATGTTCCGGCAATGTATGAGATGCACTTTGCAGTGCCCATGGCTGGTGCGGTGCTCAACACCATCAACACGCGCCTTGATGCGAAGAACATAGCTTCCATTCTCAAACACTCAGGCGCCAAGGTCTTCTTTGTGGACTGCCAGTTCGTCCCGGTGGCGCGTGAGGCTCTCAAAATCCTTATGAACAATTCCGAGCCCTCCATGATGCCGTTGGTCATCGTGATTGATGATATCGACTCACCCACAGGTGTTCGATTGGGCGAACTGGAGTATGAACAACTCATCCACAAGGGCAATCCCGGGTTTACCTCCGTCGAGCTTGACGACGAGTGGGACCCAATCGCTTTGAATTACACTTCTGGCACGACGTCTGAACCCAAAGGCGTTGTGTACAGCCACAGAGGTGCTTACTTGAGCACTTTAAGCCTAATCTTGGGTTGGGAAATGGGGAGCGAGCCTGTTTATCTATGGACGCTCCCTATGTTCCACTGCAACGGCTGGACCTTCACTTGGGGTGTGGCGGCACGCGGAGGAACCAACGTCTGCCTCCGAAACACCACCGCGTACGATATCTACCGCAACATCAAACGACACCAGGTCACCCACATGTGCTGTGCTCCCATCATCTTCAACATTCTCCTCGAGGCCAAACCCCACGAGCGCTGCGAGATCGTCTCCCCTATTCAGATACTTACCGGTGGAGCACCACCCCCAGCTCCGCTGCTGGAGAAAATCGAGCCGTTGGGTTTCAAGGTGACACATGCATATGGCCTGACTGAGGCAACCGGACCGGCTTTGGTTTGCGAGTGGCAGGCCAAGTGGAACAAGCTTCCCAAGGAGGAACAATCAAATCTTAAAGCAAGGCAAGGAATAAGCATTTTGACTCTGGCTGATGTTGACGTGAAGGACTCGGAAACAATGGAGAGTGTTCCTCACGACGGCAAAACCATGGGGGAGATTGTGCTGCGTGGGAGTAGCATCATGAAGGGTTACTTCAAGGACCCAAAGGCCACCAACAAAGCGTTCAAGAACGGCTGGTTCTTCACCGGCGATGTCGGTGTTATCCACCCAGATGGTTATTTGGAAATCAAAGACAGATCGAAAGACGTGATCATATCAGGAGGGGAGAACATCAGTAGTGTAGAATTGGAGACCGTGCTTTACAGACACCCCAACATTCTGGAAGCGGCGGTGGTGGCAATGCCTCACCCACGGTGGGGAGAGACTCCTTGTGCTTTCGTGGCCCTTAGAAACAAGTCAAACAACGACTCTAACGTGAAGGTAAGCAAGTCTGATATCATCAGTTATTGTCGGAAGAACTTGCCTCATTTTATGGTTCCGAAAAGGGTTGAGTTTGTGCCTGAACTGCCCAAAAATTCAACCGGGAAGATTCTCAAGTTCGAGCTGAGGGAACGGGCAAAGGCCTTTGAACAGGTCGACGTATCGGAAAATCAGCAGCAAGCCGTCATGGATTCTCACCCTTCTCGCTATAACGAGCAGACTCTGGCTTTCTCCCGGCTTtaa
- the LOC112191493 gene encoding trans-cinnamate:CoA ligase, peroxisomal, which produces MSAPMDMLPKCDANYAALTPTTFLKRAAAFYSNRTSLIYEGTRFTWRQTNDRCCRLASSLLSLNIAKHDVVSVLAPNIPALYEMHFAVPMAGAVLNTINCRLDPKNITSILKHSGAKVFFVDYQYVPQAREALRILMMSSQPSMMPLVIVIDDIDSPTGVRLGELEYEQLIHKGNPRFVGIDVADEWDPISLNYTSGTTSEPKGVVYSHRGAYLSTLSLILGWEMGGEPVYLWTLPMFHCNGWTFTWGVAARGGTNVCLRNTTAYDIYRNIKRHHVTHMCCAPIIFNMLLEAKPHERCHITNPIEILTGGAPPPAPLLQKIEPLGFKVTHAYGLTEATGPALVCEWQAKWNKLPKDEQSKLKARQGISILTLADVDVKDLDTMASVPHDGKTMGEIVLRGSSIMKGYFKDSEATNKAFRNGWFLTGDVGVIHPDGYLEIKDRSKDVIISGGENISSVELESVLYRHPNVLEAAVVAMPHPRWGESPCAFVTLRSDTTVVTEADIIAYCRKNLPHFMAPKKVEFMAELPKTSTGKIQKFELRVRAKAFNVVESSDQQVIDPSYNEQILALSRL; this is translated from the exons ATGAGTGCACCGATGGATATGCTTCCCAAATGCGATGCCAATTACGCAGCTCTCACCCCTACAACTTTCTTGAAGAGAGCTGCTGCGTTTTATTCCAACCGTACTTCCCTCATCTACGAAGGAACTCGCTTCACATGGCGCCAAACAAATGACCGTTGCTGCCGTCTCGCTTCTTCCCTTCTTTCCCTTAACATTGCCAAACACGACGTG GTTTCGGTGTTGGCTCCCAATATTCCTGCATTGTATGAGATGCATTTCGCCGTGCCGATGGCTGGTGCGGTGCTCAACACCATCAACTGTCGACTTGATCCCAAAAACATCACCTCCATTCTGAAACACTCTGGCGCCAAGGTCTTCTTTGTCGACTACCAGTACGTCCCTCAGGCGCGTGAGGCACTCAGGATTCTCATGATGAGCTCTCAGCCATCCATGATGCCGTTGGTCATCGTGATCGACGACATCGACTCACCCACCGGAGTTCGGTTGGGAGAACTCGAGTACGAGCAGCTCATCCACAAGGGCAATCCCCGGTTCGTCGGCATCGACGTCGCCGACGAATGGGACCCAATTTCCTTGAATTACACTTCTGGCACAACTTCTGAACCAAAAGGTGTTGTGTACAGCCACAGAGGTGCTTACTTGAGCACTCTGAGCCTAATTCTGGGTTGGGAAATGGGGGGCGAGCCTGTTTATCTATGGACGCTCCCTATGTTCCATTGCAACGGCTGGACCTTCACCTGGGGCGTGGCGGCACGCGGTGGGACCAACGTCTGCCTCCGCAACACCACCGCGTACGACATCTACCGCAACATTAAAAGACACCACGTGACCCATATGTGTTGCGCTCCCATCATTTTCAACATGCTCCTCGAGGCCAAGCCCCACGAGCGCTGCCACATCACAAACCCTATTGAGATCCTCACAGGAGGAGCACCACCACCGGCTCCGCTGCTCCAGAAAATCGAGCCGCTTGGGTTCAAAGTCACCCACGCGTACGGCCTGACCGAAGCAACCGGACCGGCTCTGGTTTGCGAGTGGCAGGCCAAGTGGAACAAGCTACCGAAAGATGAGCAATCCAAGCTGAAAGCGAGGCAAGGGATAAGCATACTGACTCTGGCTGACGTGGACGTGAAGGACCTGGATACAATGGCGAGTGTTCCCCACGACGGCAAGACCATGGGAGAGATTGTGTTGCGTGGAAGTAGCATTATGAAAGGCTACTTCAAGGACAGCGAGGCCACCAACAAGGCATTCCGGAACGGCTGGTTCTTGACCGGAGACGTCGGCGTTATACACCCCGATGGTTACCTAGAAATCAAGGACAGATCGAAAGACGTGATTATCTCCGGTGGGGAGAACATCAGCAGTGTGGAATTGGAGAGCGTGCTCTACAGACACCCAAACGTTTTGGAGGCGGCGGTGGTGGCAATGCCGCACCCTCGCTGGGGTGAGAGTCCCTGTGCTTTTGTGACGCTCAGAAGTGACACCACCGTCGTGACCGAAGCTGACATCATCGCCTACTGTCGGAAGAATCTGCCGCACTTTATGGCTCCGAAAAAGGTGGAGTTTATGGCTGAGCTGCCCAAGACTTCGACCGGGAAGATTCAAAAATTCGAGCTCAGGGTTAGGGCGAAGGCATTCAACGTCGTCGAATCATCGGATCAACAAGTCATTGATCCTAGTTACAACGAGCAGATTCTTGCTTTGTCTCGTCtgtga